From Vagococcus jeotgali, one genomic window encodes:
- the ptsP gene encoding phosphoenolpyruvate--protein phosphotransferase, whose translation MTKQLKGIAVSDGIAVAKVYLLVEPDLSFEKRSIEDTEAEITRLSDALGQSTKELQAIRDKAVHTLGEEEAQVFDAHLMVLSDPELVGAIESNITDNKVNAESALKDVTDMFIGMFESMEDNPYMQERAADIRDVTKRIMSHLLGIKLPDLSMIDEEVIIVAEDLTPSDTAQLDRNFVRAFVTNIGGRTSHSAIMARSLEIPAVVGTKEITDLVFEGDVLAIDGSEGDVIINPTDEQVADFTQKAEAYSALKAEWEKLKNSPTVTADGKHFELAGNIGTPKDLDGVLGNGGEAVGLYRTEFLYMDSPDFPTENEQFEAYKAVLEGMGDKPVVVRTMDIGGDKELPYLKFPEEMNPFLGYRAIRICLAEDAMFRTQLRALLRASVYGNLRIMFPMIATLTEFREAKALLLEEKANLIAEGVEVSDDIQVGIMIEIPAAAVIADRFAKEVDFFSIGTNDLIQYTMAADRMNERVSYLYQPYNPAILRLIKNVIDAAHAEGKWAGMCGEMAGDQTAVPLLVGLGLDEFSMSATSILRTRSLMKKLDSKKMAELANKAVTECDTAEEVVALVEEYTK comes from the coding sequence ATGACTAAACAATTAAAAGGTATTGCTGTTAGTGACGGTATTGCAGTTGCAAAAGTATATCTTTTAGTTGAACCAGATTTGTCATTTGAAAAACGTTCAATCGAGGATACTGAAGCTGAAATCACACGTCTTTCAGATGCACTTGGTCAATCAACTAAAGAATTACAAGCAATTAGAGACAAAGCAGTTCACACATTAGGTGAAGAAGAAGCACAAGTTTTTGATGCGCATTTAATGGTACTTTCTGATCCAGAATTAGTTGGTGCTATTGAAAGTAATATTACTGATAACAAAGTCAATGCAGAGTCTGCATTGAAAGATGTCACGGATATGTTTATTGGCATGTTTGAAAGCATGGAAGACAATCCTTACATGCAAGAGCGAGCAGCTGATATTCGTGACGTAACAAAACGTATCATGAGTCATTTATTAGGGATTAAATTACCTGATTTATCAATGATTGATGAAGAAGTGATCATTGTTGCTGAAGATTTAACTCCAAGTGATACAGCACAATTAGACCGTAATTTTGTTCGTGCTTTTGTAACAAATATCGGTGGACGTACATCTCACTCGGCTATTATGGCTAGATCTCTTGAGATTCCAGCTGTTGTTGGAACAAAAGAAATCACAGACTTAGTATTTGAAGGTGATGTATTAGCGATTGACGGTAGTGAGGGTGATGTGATTATCAACCCAACTGATGAACAAGTTGCAGATTTTACTCAAAAAGCTGAAGCATACTCTGCATTAAAAGCTGAATGGGAAAAACTTAAAAACTCTCCAACTGTGACTGCTGATGGCAAACATTTTGAATTAGCTGGTAACATTGGAACACCTAAAGATTTAGATGGTGTTCTTGGTAACGGGGGAGAAGCAGTTGGTTTATACCGTACTGAATTTTTATATATGGATTCACCAGACTTTCCAACTGAAAATGAGCAGTTTGAAGCATACAAAGCTGTTTTAGAAGGTATGGGAGATAAGCCTGTTGTCGTTCGTACAATGGATATTGGTGGAGATAAAGAATTACCTTACTTGAAATTCCCAGAAGAGATGAATCCTTTCTTAGGGTACCGTGCGATTCGTATCTGTTTAGCAGAAGATGCTATGTTCCGTACACAACTACGTGCTCTACTTAGAGCAAGTGTTTATGGAAACTTACGAATCATGTTTCCTATGATCGCAACATTAACAGAATTTAGAGAAGCTAAAGCTTTATTATTAGAAGAAAAAGCTAATCTAATTGCTGAAGGTGTTGAAGTTAGTGATGACATTCAAGTAGGTATTATGATTGAGATTCCAGCAGCAGCTGTGATTGCAGATCGTTTTGCTAAAGAAGTTGACTTCTTTAGTATTGGAACAAATGACTTAATCCAATACACAATGGCAGCAGACCGTATGAATGAGCGCGTGTCTTACTTATACCAACCATATAACCCAGCAATTCTACGTTTAATTAAAAACGTGATTGATGCAGCTCATGCTGAAGGTAAATGGGCAGGTATGTGTGGTGAGATGGCAGGAGATCAAACAGCTGTGCCATTATTAGTTGGTTTAGGACTAGATGAGTTCTCAATGAGTGCGACAAGTATTTTAAGAACACGTAGCTTAATGAAAAAATTAGACTCTAAAAAAATGGCTGAGTTAGCAAACAAAGCGGTTACTGAATGTGATACAGCTGAAGAAGTTGTAGCTTTAGTAGAAGAGTATACTAAATAA